Proteins found in one Fulvitalea axinellae genomic segment:
- a CDS encoding transposase, with amino-acid sequence MKTRTTRRKFSAKFKAEVAIEALKERETTQELCRRYDLHATQISQWKNEFLQRSSSVFEGGKDRKEHEKTEKATDQLYSKIGKLEMENDFLKKSLKKLGRL; translated from the coding sequence ATGAAAACGAGAACGACACGCAGAAAATTCAGCGCCAAATTCAAGGCGGAAGTAGCGATCGAAGCACTGAAGGAAAGAGAAACCACCCAAGAACTCTGCAGACGGTACGATCTTCACGCCACCCAGATTTCACAATGGAAAAATGAGTTTCTGCAGCGCTCGTCCAGCGTTTTTGAGGGTGGCAAAGATAGAAAAGAACACGAGAAAACGGAGAAGGCGACAGACCAACTGTACAGTAAAATAGGAAAGCTTGAGATGGAAAACGACTTCCTAAAAAAAAGCTTAAAGAAGTTGGGGCGTCTATAG